The genomic window TCCAGCAACATAACCAGTGCCACCGGTAATTACTAACACGATATTTTCGTCAGGTTCCAACGTTACATCTCCGGCAGGAGTCAGTGTTATAGAAGCTGAATTTGAGCCATTTGAAATGGTAACGGTACCTGCTGAAGCATTAAATGTTCCTGCCCCTGACTTTGAGTAATCAGTGCTAAAAGCAGCTGTACCACCTACAGAAAAGTTGATGGTAATATCAGAAGTCGCTGTAGCATTTAATAAAAAAGTAAATACCATTCCAGTACCACTGTTTTCGGAGACAGATGATGGCGTGGTCGTAACAGTCACCACCGGATCTGAACTGTCTAAATTCAGATTGGTAAAGAAAATGGAAGATAAAGTGGCATTGGGTTGAGCGTGTACGTAGTTTGTAACATTTTCCAAAACCACTTTGCTCACATTGGTTCTTGCTTGAACCGTTGGTGTAAATTCAACTCTATTGGGCGCCGATGCAGGGAAACCATCGACGACGATAGATTGCAAATACCAGGTTGAAGGGTCCTCAGCAGAGGGAATATTACCTCCGGAAACTGATGATGTACCGGTAAAAATAGCTGAATAAATAGCTGTAACCCCGTTTGATGGATTTACATCAGTATCGCTGTAAGCATACATGGTTTCACCGGCAGTTGCGGTAGCAAAACCTCCTGAAAGCAATGCAATTGTTCCACATGTTCCATTACTGCAACTAAGTGTAAAATTATCCGGAGATGATTCTGTTACAACGATTGCTTCACCTTTGGCTATTACACTTCCCGGAGAAATCCATCTTACAACGGCTTCACCTGAACTGAATGATAAGGTTGAATTGTTAAATGAATTATCAGTAAAATAAACTACTGTATTAGCGGGAATATCTTGTACCGCTACAAATGAGAAACCATCCGGATCAAGATGATTAATTCCAATTAAAGCGACAAGCGGTGTGGTATTGTTTACATCGTCGTTTGTTATTGTACCCGTGGCGCTAACAGGGCTTCCGGGTATATATCCTGATCCTGGATTTACTGTAAGAATAACTGTTTCATGAGGCTCAAGATCTGAGTCGTTTACAGGATTAATGGTAACATTTACAGATGAGGCACCGTTAGGAATGACAACAGTTCCCGTAGATGCTCCAAAAGTTGCAGCACCGGTTTGTGTATAATCACCGGGAAAAACGGCCGTGCCCCCGACCGAAAAATTTACGGTTACATTGCTGGTTGCAGTTTCGGCAAGCGTAAATGTATAAACCATATTTGTGGCGCCGTCTTCCATCACAGACGATGGGGATACTGTAACTGAAACACCCGGATCTGCAACTGCAACAAAAGGGATGATTGAAAGCGCTGCATTAGGCAGTCCGTTTAACCAGTTACCTGTTAAGGTAAAATTAACCGTGCCAACATCAACATTTCGCAAAGCAGGATTATATTCAACCCTGTTTAGACCTACGTTGACATCTCCATCATTTGGAAAACCATGTACAACAATTGCATTTGGAAAATCAGAAACCGGATTCTCATTGGCAGGGATAAGACCTCCATTTTGCGTTGGCGCCTCGCCCGAACCGGTATAAAGCACTGAATAAATGTCAGTAATACCAATAACAGGATTTTCATCATCGTCTTTATAGGCATAAAATCCTTCTCCATTTGTAGCTATTGAAAAGCCTCCACTTCCGGCAGTTTTAACCGCTGTGCCGAAGCCGCCACTACTTGTCACTATAAATAAATTGCTTGAAACATCTGTCTCTTCAACATAAACAACATGGCCAGCATTAATGGCCACGGTAACGGTAAATTTGACAACGCTTTCAGACTGATCTAAAAATGCATTTCCTGCATTATTATATTCGTTTTCTGTAAAGTATATTACCTCGTTGACTGAAAGGTTTTCTCTCGCAACAAACGAAAACCCATCCGGGCTTAAATGATTTAACCCAATTACGACAACCTTCTGTGCAAAGATTGCATGGGCGGAAACCATTAGATAAAAAGCGAATAAAAAAGTAAATTTTTTCATGTGTTCAATTTTTGTAAGTTTAATTTTAATGTGGTAAATTTTAGCCTTACCTTCGATAATTCCAGATCATGGGCCATATCGAATGGTAATCATTTATGTAAATGGGAAAAGCAATAATTTTTAAAATGAAATGATTCTTGGGTGGCGATGACCAGGGTTGTCGAAATGTCAATGATTAAAGCGATAACAGTAGGCGTCGCATCAACTGTAATTATGTTTTCAATGGTTGTTGTTCCCTGAGCGTTTTGCCAGGAACTCTCCAGGCAGATATTGAACTGAACTTTAGTGTAGCTTACGATAATGCTCTTGTTGGTAGTTTTAAGTGTAGAAACATAGATGATATTAACCATCAGGTAACTTCCGGTAGAAGTCAGTAATAGACCAGGTAAAGTAAAGTAAAATGGTTTTTCATTAATTAAGTATTTGAGGTTAGCGTTTTTAAATTCATTAATTTACAGCTTCTAATACGAATGATTTTGAATTTGCAAATGACAACTATTAATCAAAGGCAAGCTGTTAAGTTTTAGTTAAAAATGTTCAAGTTATGAATTATTAAGGTTTTGAGGATTGAAATACGGCAAAGAATAATCACCTACCTAACCCGTAGGTTGGAGAGTTTTTCCGATTTCAATGCCAAATTTATATTCAGGAATTTTTTTGGATTCAAGAAGCTAAACCGATTTTCCATTGTATTCCCTGCTAAAAAGAACTGCAGCAAAAGTACTCCGGGGAGGTGGTGTGAGGTTAGGACTTTTCTTGCAATCTGTTGGACTTTTCTTCCAGTTATCCTCCACTCGTATACTGCATGTGCTGAATACGAGCGGCAAATCGGGTGGATGAACAATTCTCTTTGCGTATTAGGAGAGTTAGGATCGCTTTGAGTAATGGTATCGCAAGACTACCCGGTGCTATCGTTAAATCCTGCGGGTTTGTCTAAAGCTGGAGTTCTGATCGTTTCCAATTCCCCTTCTTATTAATCCGACTGCTCAGTGTTTATTCCAAAGGTTTTTAGTGCTCAATACAATTCTGATTTTAGTTGCATCCTTTTCTGGAAAGCAACATCCTTGGTGGATAACGAGAAAGGCAATGTCCGATCCTATGTTGATTTTGTTAATAATCTAAAAAAAACATTGTAATTTCCATATTTATTTACAGAATTACTTTTTATTTGTGGATTATTTTTCAATTTGCTATTACTGATCTAAAAACTTATCGCCATGAAAAAACTGATTTTAATTGCTGCTTCGATAGCTTTATCCTTTGCTGGTTACTCACAAACTGCCACAAATTTTTCATGTAAAGATTGTTCAGGTGTTGATCACGAGCTTTACACCGAGCTTGATGCAGGGAAAGTGATTATTCTGACCTGGGTTATGCCCTGCGGGCCTTGTGCCGGGCCAACCATTACCACTCATAATGTTGTTCAAAGCTATCAAACCAGCCACCCCGGAAAAGTGATCATGTATCTTTGCGATGATTATGCCGACACGCCCTGTGTTTCCTTAGCAAGCTGGGCAAATGGAATAGGGACAACCAATGTTACGCTGTTTTCAAATTCAGCAATCCGGATGGAGGATTACGGTACTCCCGGTATGCCAAAGATTGTGGTGATCGGAGGCCCTGAATACCTGGTGTATTATAATTCCAATAATACAGTAAATCATGTTTTGCTGCAGGCTGCCATCAATCAGGCTATTGCGGCTACCACAGTCGGGATTGGAGAAAATGAACCATCCATTAACAGTTTAAATCTTTTTCCTAACCCTACCAGAGGGAATTCGACCCTTAATTTTGATCTTAAAGAACCTTCACCGGTCACCATCGAAATTCTCAATCAAACAGGCCAGATCATTTCTCAGCAGTTTTATGGCAATCCGAATTCGGGAAGTAACACTTTTGAAGTGAATACGGAAACACTTCCTTCCGGGATTTATATTGTCAGGTTACGTGCAAATAATCAGGTCAGTATGGCAAAACTTGCTGTCGGTTTCTAAATCCAACAAAGTGATTAAATTCTTTACAGTATTGCTATTTATGTTGCTGCTGATCAGCAATGACTCCCAGGCACAGTGTTGTTCTGGTGGCGCCGGCAGTCCCATTGCCGGAGGTTATTCACAAGGAGTCTTAGCCGGACGCCAGGTTGAGATTAACACCAATTTCCGCTTTGTGAATACCGATCAGTTTTATACAGGAGATAAAAAAGACACAACCAGGTACTTCGACAGTTTCAGAAGTGCTTATCAATATTTCAGGTTGGCATATGGAGTCACTGAGAAGCTTACGATGTCTATCGAAACGGGGAATTATTTTTATAAAGAGGAAACAGGCCTGAACAATGACCCTGCGCGAACTTATTCCTCCTCAGGTTTCAGTGATCTTTTACTTTTCCCACGTTACGAAGTGTACCGAAAAACGAAAAATGAGCGTATCACCGAGCTTAGCTTAGGATTGGGT from Bacteroidales bacterium includes these protein-coding regions:
- a CDS encoding T9SS type A sorting domain-containing protein; its protein translation is MKKLILIAASIALSFAGYSQTATNFSCKDCSGVDHELYTELDAGKVIILTWVMPCGPCAGPTITTHNVVQSYQTSHPGKVIMYLCDDYADTPCVSLASWANGIGTTNVTLFSNSAIRMEDYGTPGMPKIVVIGGPEYLVYYNSNNTVNHVLLQAAINQAIAATTVGIGENEPSINSLNLFPNPTRGNSTLNFDLKEPSPVTIEILNQTGQIISQQFYGNPNSGSNTFEVNTETLPSGIYIVRLRANNQVSMAKLAVGF